A segment of the Pristiophorus japonicus isolate sPriJap1 chromosome 1, sPriJap1.hap1, whole genome shotgun sequence genome:
TGCCCCATAACTGCATTCCTCTAACTCTCGCCTCTTGTAAATCCCCTCCTTCATCTCACCATTGGTGACCACGCCTTCAGCTATCAGATATACagaacataaacaggccattcggcccaaccagtccagtttatgctccactggaTCCTCCTCCCGTCttacctcatctaaatctatcagcataaccctccattcccttctccctcataagcttatccagcctccccttaaatacatcgaaactattcacttcaacccctccctgtggtagtgagttccacgttctcaccactctctgggtaaagaagtttcttctgaattccctattggatttcttgggtgactatcttatattggtggcatctagttctgctcttccccacaagtggaaactctctctctgtatctactcgatcaacacccttcatcattttaaagaccattatcaggtcacccctcagcctactCTATTCAATAGACAAGAGAAAAGAAAATTGTTCCTGAGGTGTTGGCCCAAACTGCACCAGCACGAGTTGACCATGATAGAAAGTCCACCCATTTACACGTGTTAGTGGCACTCATGGTACATCGTGCGTGGTACATGGGGAATGCCACATGGGTCGGGCACCAGTGTGTTGGGTGCCAGCACCTAATGGATGCCACCATTATATTGGCCTGGCATTGGAAATAAAGTCCCTGTTGAAGATTTGATTTTTACTTGTTATGTTGTCGGTGGGACTGAACGTGAGGGTGAACATTTTTAGAACAAGTGTCTCCTGAAGTTCCATTCCTCGTGGAGGCTCAATGATTGGAGCTCTGCTCAGGAGCATTCTGGGAGCACACTCATTTAAATAATGTCTGGGACTGTAATGACCTTTGAGGTGGGTTTTGTGAACAGgctcccagtgcatgtgttggctggTCTTACTGCAGTGTGCTCGGCCCATAGAGAACTGAGTAGGACTGGAGCCCTCTCCATGTCTGATAATATGGTGCTACATTTCCAGCACACCCTCCTCTGGTGAGTTTCTTCACCTGTCCATTGTGGTGTCACCATCCCCAAATACCATCCATACTGTGTAACCTTGACCTGACCCCGGATACTCCAGCAGGGTCAGGGGTAAAGTTCACCGACCCCACTCTGCCTCACTTACATTGGTGGAACAGGACCGAGAGATTTCGGGCCCAATATTTTACTGATTAAAATGCACTGTGTGTAACCTGGCCTGACTCTTTAATGCAGCAAGTTACAAGTATTGATAATGGGCACATTCTACTGTCAGTTAGAACCTAATCATTGGATTGTACATGTCACGACGTACACTAAATCTTATTGATCTGTTTTTCACAGTTGAGAGAAGtccacagagagctgtggtgggCAGTGACGTTACACTCAGCTGTACCATCTCCAAACTCTCAGATACAGTCAGTCTTCAATGGAAACCCAGAGACTCATCTCAGCAGGACAGGAGGAACACTGATCAGATCCGACTAAATAACACAGTCTATCTGATAGTCAGACACGTTGCAGTAGAGGATCAGGAGTTGTACACGTGTGAAGTGCAGGAAAATGGATCCAGTATTCTCACAGGAAAAGCACATTTCTCTGTGGCCAACAGTAAGTGCAGTTACCTCACAGTGGATATTAAAGAGTTACTAATATAAAACTGTTACATATAAAGTGGAACCATACATTACAACCATCAGCACCATGCCCACAGTCAGCATGTGGGGGCCTGGTGCACATATCAGCATTGAACACAAACTGGCCTCTCTCCCCTCAATGTCACTTCTAACCCAGTTCTGCTGCTATTGGAAGTGATTCCAGGCGCTGCATACTCTCAGCTTCAAATAAGCATTGAGCCAGGAGCAGGATTAAGGGAAGAGGGAAGGGCAGGGAATCAGTGGCCATGAACGggagagggaaggatggaaatgttGGGAATGTAGAGGAGAGATGGTGGGCAGGGGGAAACGACAAAGGCTGGGAGTGGGgctttgggggagggagagaggaaaagcTGGGAGTGGGGCTTTGGAACAGAAGATAAGAATGTGTATTTGTGTGAAGTGTAGAAAAAATACTCTTATTAAAATAGCATCAAAACTATTGATGTGGATCTGGGTAAGCCCAGAACTACCTTTCAGTAGATATTAAAGAGCTACTGAAATAACACTGTTCCACACAATGTCCAGGGAGCACAGAGACATCAGATGCTTTTACTACATACTGGGCTGTATTTTCTCTTTGGAACATTGGTGTAAATATAACATTGCAATACACTGGGCAAATATCAACAACCAGGTCTTGATGGATTGGATAATAAATAGCTAAAGGGTTAAAGGTGAACAGAAACATTCTCACACAACTCATCAGTGACCATAACACAGAGACAATTATTTTCTAAATATGGTTCACTTTACTCACTGCACAGGCACAGAATTACAGTCCAGCCCTGACTGACTACTCAGTGCTCTCCCAATACACACACATAGGGGACAATACTGAGTGACTTTGGTTGAACATCATTGGTCGTACCAGAAGTGTACAAACAGTTATGGTGCTGTGTGGTCGTTAGCATCTGATATCAATAGATTgggagtggagggagggtgggtggttaTAATGTGGCCGGTTCTGTACAGGTAACTGAATGGGGAACCACTTCACCAGCTGTTGAGAGGCAAGTGGAGGAGAGTGACAAGGCTGCAGTCAATGTTGGTTTATCTTGTCTAGAATTGTTAAAGTATATGAAGCAGTTCAACACTGGAAGGTAGAAAATCTGAATTGCAGCGTTTTTTTAATAAATGGTACCGGagataaaacaaaaacagaaaatgctttcaGTAACAGCACCTTGAAGAAAGAAATAAAACGATACTTCACTGAGGAAGAATGAAGTGGACATCGGTATTAGTGAGAAAgagaggtgactgaaagcttggtcagagataggttttcagtgtgtgtgtagaCAAAGTAGGAGGTTTTAGTGTGGGAGAGAATGTGgatgggtcattttgactttgtgcaatagtaagTTATCTTTGTGAGATGTAAAATGTGTTTCCAATTCACTAccagctgttttacactatcacataaTAGAGCTCAACCTGGTGGACTActgatccacctagtggactactgtggtaatgtaactacTCACGtatatacaataaaagcatcatgtgacaaggtcacctgacaagttccagtacagccatcttgtgtatgtgtgtgtttgtgatgttgtaaggaagatatcacattggcgatgtaggatgggatttctggattcccgagctgaaattttttTGGTGGCTGTTCCAGCCAACcagcagagagactttgagaggttctttgattTGCAACacaactaaaaatccaaggtaaatttcaagcacactgttgacattgccagagtatcagatggccacacctatgggaataatagggtgcttgggtgagttccatcctgACTGAGAGACTTTCGAGCATacatggagtggctagaaatgtttttcaccgcgaaaagTATCATCgaggtccccgatgatgaaaaccgtcaccgggtggtgttagaaagaaaacgggctattttcctgacttaaTCAGGCCTGGAGGTGGAtgcaaccctgaaaaatgtgcttgttcctgacaAGACAAAGGGCCCGCCACTGACGGAGATTGTTAGcacgacagtcctgagcccctggaagttgctgaaagttaatgttttggaatatgaaatcaattcattgacgagagtatcagtgagtacattgtagctttaaaaaagcttcccattcactgtcatttcgtaaactttcaggaccaagcattgcgtgaccacattgtttgtggaatgaaaaataaagcaatcagaagaaagttgttgacaacccctaacttgacttttgatttagcttgtaagacagctatgtcgatgggtatggcagaccaatattcccgagaatttcacgccatttccagtcTTCAGACAACCGAAGTGACTCGGCTTCAGaatagaagtaaaaggcagttggacctCAAGGCCTCtgcaactgaccaaggtaacagcgcattgaagtcatgctatcggtgattgggacaacacatcgctcaaaatTGTacgtatgtgaaggcagagtgtttcttctgcaagaaaactggatatcttgcgaaggcatgccgactgaagggtaaactatcagtagaaatcaccagagactatgtAGCATTGAACAGAAGcatcaggatgaggaggttctgaagacacacgtcatcaggagcacaacggtacctaacaacgattcatgaagtatcgtcatccaagtagacgttgcaggaaccaggatacccatggaaatcaacactggtgcatccgtgagcgtagtactggaattgttatatctcgacaagttgagtgatttttcacTGGAAAAGTCAAacatagaactgcgaggctactcaggagagcaaatccctgtggtaggatgtatcaccgtaccggtaaaatacaaggatcagtttcagagcttaccTCTCTTAGTCATAGCAGGAGAcaagccttaataggtagaaataggTGGGGATCATtgaaactggattggagtgagattttttgagttgaaacgagatttgcatcgaaggatgatgtcatcaaacagtatccaaaggtgtccgtgaaacaggcagtgcaATCCTAGGTTTCAAggtgaatgtcagggtacagaagaatgcttgaccagtttactgcaagccatatccCATGCCATAcgaactcaaagagaaagttggtcaagtactcaaaagactagaaactgagaacattatctctaaagtaGACCTAagtattgggctatacccattgttgttgtacctaagtcagatggtaatgctgatgctatgtccaggttaccatccccatcacaagttacacccaatgaggaagaagtgttctatttttcatacattgatcagttgcctgtcacagctgaagagcttggtagagcaactaagcatgactcagttatgtcaaaggtgtatgattgtatagcaaatggctggccaaaccagatatcagaggaagatattcatccatactttgtccataggaatgaattatcagtcgataaagatttatcatgtgggtgcaagagtagttatcccaaataagttcaggtccaagttgttaggagatcttcatgaccagcacctaggaatgtgcctgaccaagagttttgcacgcagttacttatggtggccaggtctaggtaAAGATACAGAgtgcatcatcagtcagtgtacaatatgtcaatcggtaagcacgatatcaccatcagtaccattacagccatggaaatggcctcccagggtgtggcaaaagttacatgtagattttgctgagctagaaggacaacaattgttcattgtgattgataatcattcgaaatgggtagaagtatttccgatgcagaaaataacaacaaataaaataatagacaatttgcaaagattgttttcttcatatggtgtcccagaagaaattgtttctgataatgggccgcaattttgtttagaagaattttcacagttcatgagcaggaacagtgtgaaacataccaaggttccaccataccatcctgcttcaaatggtgcaccgagtgcacagtacaaattgtaaaaccctGTCCTCAAcaagcaaatattggatccaaatccaaagaaatggcagttgtcattggatcacaaactagcaaatgttctgattatgtatcgtaatactcctgatacaactactggtagaacaccagcagaattgtttctcaaacgacaaccacgaatcaggttctcgttgttgaagccaaacttggcacagttagtagaagagaaacaactaagacagaaaaagaatcatgatagaggtaaaataagagagagaagtgtgaaattaaatcagaaggtgagagtgaagaaccatcaccataattggttaaaatggttaccaggaagcgtAGTGAGGATATGCGACTCTCGAACATATTTggacaagatgtttgatcatggaaaggttaggtttgttcacattgaccatattttacctacagatgtggaaggagttgaaagttggaatgattcgattatttctgatgagacagatagtcttattacaagtagagtaccagtagcaaatcctacatcagatgttctagaaacaagtccaaaagaaagtcagaatttaagtctgagtctgagtcaggcagacagatagtctgaagttgtagagagtcaaaatgtagatcaagggttgcccttgaagaaaaactctcctcaggctcagcctagaatgagtttaagttcgacatcaagtttggaaagatctgttcgagagtgaaagtatcctcttcgaaacagaaaacaagtggtaaagtttgatttgtaaaaatggAAAAATAAGTCTATATTTGTTGTGtttaaccatgcaaattatgtatggtgattgtttagaaacataggaaataggtgcaggagtaggccattcggcccttcgagcctgcaccaccattcaatatgatcatggctgatcatacaacttcagtaccccatcctgctttctctccataccccttgatccctttagccgtaagggccacacctaactcccttttgaatatatctaacgaactggcctcaacaactctctgcggtagagaattccacaggttcaccactctctgggtgaagaaattcctcctcatctcggtcctaaatggttgccccttatccttagactgtgacccctggttctggacttccccaacatcgggaacattcttcctgcatctaacctgtccagtcctgtcagaattttatatgtttctatgagatccccctcattcttttaaattccaatgaatataagcctagtcgatccgataagattactgcacaagagatTACTccagaagattaaggggtgtggAATTTGGAGGAGGATAGCAAACTGGATTAAAAGGAAGGTGAAAAAAAAAGTAGGGGTTAAAGGCAGTGTATTTTTATTTGTTCCCaatgatgtgggcatcgctggcaaggccggcatttattgcccattcctaattgccctcaaagttggcgatgagccgccttcttgaaccgctgcagtccgtgtggtgaaggtgttcccacagtgctgttggggagggagttccaggattttgacccagcgatgatgaaggaacggccgatatattcccatgtcgggatggtgtgtgactgggaggggaacgttgaggtggtggtgttcccatgtgcctgctgcccttatccttctgggaagtagaggtcgcgggtttgggaggtgattttggagaagccttggcgagttgttgcagtgcatcttgtagatggtacacactgcagccacggtgtgccggtggtggagggagtgaatgtttaacgtggtgtatggggtgccaatcaaatgggtgctttgtcctggatggtgtcgagcttcttgagtgttgttggagctgcattgttatgattacttcttcattaagaagggagaagtgtaatagagctccacttagtggactactgtggtaatgcaacttctCATGCAAATTCAAtacaagcatcatgtgacaagacataacaagttcctgtcgagccatcttgtgcatgtgtgtgtctgtgatgtgGTAAGGCAGATATCACATTCACTATCACctcttttacactatcgcacaaggcCAAATTACCCCCATGTTTTTGAAAGAAAGTATCGTGATTGCCCCTTGGACAATAAGGAAAGGTTTTCCAATTTTCCCATCTTGTCAACTGCCAAGTTGTATTGCAAAAGCAATTAAAATGACTCTGGGTTAGTCTTGCTGAGAAAATGTGAAGGCTTTAGTGGAAATAGTGAAAGAAATatcaggagaaagaaagaaagtaacAAAGAAAGAATAGAAAAGGCACAGGTATAAAGTCTGTGCAGAATGTTCAATACAGAAGGAGACAGATGCTCACTGTGAATGAACCACTCCACTGAATACAAACTGAGTatcgtgagcaggttattggtgagtaagggcTGCTTGATAgctctgttgacgacaccttccatcactttgctgaagattgagagtagactgaaggggcggtaattggctggattggatttgtcctgctttttgattgtaggacatacctgggcagttttccacattgtcgggtagatcccagtgttgtagctgtactgggacagcttggcGAGAGGCGTGGCTAGTTATGATAATCAAAACACAAAATAGTTTTATATAATTTTTGCCAATAATTATTCTGGCTTTTCTCTCTACCTTAGAAACTGTTAAATTCTAACACGttgttctctgtctctctatcacagaTTTATATCAAGAGAGTTACACACTTTATCGGTCAGGCACAGATCGCAGTGAACTCGACCTGATTTGCTATTCTGTTGCCTCTACTTACAATGCTGCTGCATGGACCTGGAGCTCACATCATCTTCCAAATCAGGAGAAAAAAATAGCAACTGCTTCGAAATCTCAGCCTATCGATGTGAACAGGACCGACTTTGGGAGTCGACTGGTGCCCACAGTGGGACATTTTAATGGCAGGACCTTCAGTGTGAGGATTGTCCCTGTACTGTTTGACGATGCAGGAGTTTACACATGTTCTCTGGGATCAAGTAAATTTGTGACCATTAAACTAATCACAGTTAAAGGTAGGACACAGAATGTTGCTGGTGTTTTCAATGATAAAGTCATTGTGTAAAAGCTGAATGATTTTCCTGTTTCCACAGTCACAGCTGAACCATCTGatgcagagactgagggagacaccgTTACCCCGACCTGCTCTGTGTCTGATGTCACTGAACCAATGAGACTGGTTTGGATCAATAGTGACGGCAGAACTGTTGGAGAGAAAACATTGAATGGACGGAATGGGGAAGAGAAATCATTGCGACTGATTATTCAGAAAGCTGACAGAGGCAGAGGGAACTGGATATGTGCTGTGTTTTATCAAAACCAGCCCCAGGTTTTAGTCCCGTACTATCTGGAGCCCAGTGGTAAGTGACTCAGGGTTTGCTCTTTAATCTTATAATCTCCACAGGAAATTCTTGTCACTTATTGTTCTTGTTGCCAGGAGTAACCCCTCCTTTATATCCTGTGTGTGAAGCTGTACAGTGATTCAGAGCCTCAGGAAATCTACCCTGAGATAACTCAGCACAGCCTGGGATCGAGCGAGgaactttcctgctctgtgtgcctCAACTACGCTCTTGGTAAACTCAGTGAGACAGGGCAAGCATTTAAGTTTGACAATCCAGTGGTACAGAAGTCATTTCTGTTGGTTTTCTGACACAGAATCAATCAGAATGCTCCGAAAAATCAGAGCAAATAATTCCCAGCTGCAAATATTGCAATTGGAAGTCTCCCCAaagcccatcttggagagcacgtccatcaggtacgtgtgcgatatcctgtcaaaggccttctcctggtccaagctgattaaacaggtgtccaccctcctgtcccgcacgtaggcgatcgtatccctgagtagcgagaggctatcagagatcttcctgccggggacagcgcaggtctggtccgggtggatcaccagctccagagcagacttgaccctgttggcgatgacctttgacaggatcttgtagtccacattgagcagcgagatgggccgccagtttttgaattcctccctctcccgcttctgcttgtagatgagggtgatgatgcgtttcctcattgattctgacatactgccggccagaagcatacccccgtacacttccagcaggtctgggcccatccagtcccacagagcccaatacaactcgaccggtaagccgtcgcttccgggaattttactcgtcgcgagggaccggacggcctttgtcagcttgtccagagttagcgggtggtccagactctcccgctcgctgtcgtctaagacctctgagatagatgacaggaaagactgggaggccacacggtctgtgggcttgacgtcgtacagcccggcatagaaggatttgctgatcctcagcatgtcgggctgtgaagacatcacagaaccatcttcttcctttaggctggtgatcacagagctcccgctGTGTAcctttttggaagaagaaacgcgaacacgtctcatcctgctcgattgagcggactctggagcggaagatgattttggaggactctgaggcaaggagcgaggcttgctggcccttcacctcttggagttcctccgcgacatcaacccccatcgactgcagcaggatcaggttttgcatactcttctggagttgggacaattccctctgtctccttctcgcctgctgaacacctttgaggatgaagaacctcttgatgtttgtcttgattgtttcccaccagtgcatcggggaatcacagaggggttttacagttctccaacttttgtaatccctcttgagttcctcaacgttttccggggtcaacagtttcacgttcagcttccatatccccttgccaactttctggtcttcctgtgggaggcagtcggccagtaggaggcagtggtcagagaagaacaccggcgtgacgtatgTGGatcgaccttgagcgtgtgggacacaaacaggaagtctattctggaatggacggacccgtctggtctcgaccaggtgtatctgcgcggtgctccgtctgcagggttgctgaagatgtcgcacagcttggcatcttttaccgcgtccatcaggagtctggacgtggtgtccagtttgctgtcagctctgctggatcgtccagccacatcgatgatacagttgaaatcaccgcccagaacgaccggtctggatgtcgccagcagcagtgagagctgctggaggagggccagtcgctggcttctgagaggtgaggcatacacgttaattagccttagaggaacatttttatacattacatctgctacgaggaggcggccgcccaccacctccttaacttcggtgatggtgaagtgacctccccgcagcagaatgcccaggccggaggcccggcaatcgttgcctcctgaccagacggatggtccattgcgaccactgccagtaactgctgaagtgcggcaggccaCACTCCGGCAAGAACAgtaggtctgccttgaccttggcgaggtaccccaaggtggaaacacatcgcgtagatgacttaatgctacgcacgttaatggatgctatctttaaacccatttttaaattggtgattacaatccaaacattacatttcaaacacacagtcctttggccctgtggcctgttcccgtatacataggttaactttaaacttttctactgcaccttggctgagatatgggttgtcctctgccttggggatggtttGACCAGAGGACACCATCAGTATGGACGGGGGACCTCCATGTTAACTGGGCTGCCCttgcctggtgttggttgttccttgtgtgcatcccctgtgatgtcgtcgctcccagagatccggagcgggggtgcatctgtcacttcatcgctcccagagatccggagcggggcgtattggtgacatcactgctcccagagatccggagcggggg
Coding sequences within it:
- the LOC139273350 gene encoding uncharacterized protein; its protein translation is MQRLVTFHKRSSVRWDAQWNDQTGDQDLYSKVRQDSGTINLIIYNPTFKIAGSFILTQTQPSNKTLKLYELFGIKVERSPQRAVVGSDVTLSCTISKLSDTVSLQWKPRDSSQQDRRNTDQIRLNNTVYLIVRHVAVEDQELYTCEVQENGSSILTGKAHFSVANNLYQESYTLYRSGTDRSELDLICYSVASTYNAAAWTWSSHHLPNQEKKIATASKSQPIDVNRTDFGSRLVPTVGHFNGRTFSVRIVPVLFDDAGVYTCSLGSSKFVTIKLITVKVTAEPSDAETEGDTVTPTCSVSDVTEPMRLVWINSDGRTVGEKTLNGRNGEEKSLRLIIQKADRGRGNWICAVFYQNQPQVLVPYYLEPSDDYTFKHTNVVIFGSLALLLVIVLTVVLCLRKRKVAGVTEMPVPETSRVAENTTVNRKAKVDDTEREDIHYGSIAFQTSSPGSRHGTQCNKQSSDPNLAPSKEDGSSVIYAQIAQADYT